A genomic stretch from Pseudomonas mendocina includes:
- a CDS encoding chemotaxis protein CheA, with protein MNLDQARSVVVQEARELLAEMDAALLQLENHGYDTEHINAVFRAVHTIKGSAGLFALDNLVSFCHTLESVLEQVRGGDVPLDVHLLPLLLAGGDYIASMVNEVEQRREHNDPDPVTRERLLNQLNQYLINPTVELLPAPPAAHSPAGSDEQPRWHISLRPSPDVLRKGLEPIHFIRYLGELGRIVHVHTLTKSIPQGADFDPQQNYLGYEIEFETEAGLEAVEGVFEFIREHCQLRIVPPHSPLQAYRELIESLPEDADYLLNVLIASGALNADEAAQVRVPPVVPVVAMVPDVIASVDQIKPGLGSAEQRFIKVEVSKLDELINLVGELVIAEAAARPARLGGDQARYEAAEVVSALVEDIRDVSLALRMVAIGEVFQRFPRVVRDLSREMGKNIALQITGAETELDKSMVEKLTDPLMHLVRNAIDHGVEPVSERLAAGKPARSLLRLNAYQESGSVVIEVSDDGRGLDRERIFARALEKGLLEPDQAVTDQDVFELIFHAGLSTADAVSNLSGRGVGMDVVRTNIEKLRGDVEVSSQPRQGTTVKVRLPLTLAIIAGFQVQVAGEAFVLPLDQVVECVDLSTQVRGHDLLDLRGEGLPFVRLRSLFGKPAPEGVRESLLVVQYGSNRAGIVVDQLVGELQAVIKPLGQLFAQNAFLSGSTILGNGSVALILDVAQLIKRANAMADGLAQPTDRAR; from the coding sequence ATGAATCTTGATCAGGCTCGTTCAGTGGTGGTTCAGGAGGCCAGGGAGCTGTTGGCCGAAATGGACGCGGCCTTACTTCAGCTGGAAAACCATGGCTATGACACGGAGCACATCAACGCTGTGTTCCGGGCGGTACACACAATCAAGGGCTCGGCAGGGCTGTTTGCGCTGGATAATCTGGTCAGCTTTTGCCACACCCTTGAGAGTGTTTTGGAGCAAGTGCGTGGCGGGGATGTGCCGCTCGATGTGCATCTGTTGCCGCTGTTGCTGGCCGGGGGCGATTACATCGCCAGTATGGTCAATGAGGTCGAGCAGCGCCGCGAGCACAATGACCCTGACCCGGTGACCCGGGAGCGCCTGCTGAATCAGCTGAATCAGTATCTGATCAATCCAACCGTTGAGCTGTTACCCGCGCCACCTGCTGCGCATTCCCCGGCTGGCTCCGATGAACAACCCCGCTGGCATATTTCACTGCGCCCATCGCCAGATGTGTTGCGTAAGGGCTTGGAGCCCATTCATTTCATCCGCTACCTGGGTGAATTGGGGCGCATCGTCCATGTGCATACCCTGACTAAATCAATTCCACAGGGGGCTGATTTTGATCCCCAGCAGAACTACTTGGGTTACGAGATCGAGTTTGAGACCGAGGCGGGTTTAGAGGCCGTAGAGGGTGTGTTCGAGTTCATCCGTGAACACTGTCAGTTACGCATCGTGCCGCCGCACAGCCCATTACAGGCGTATCGCGAGCTGATCGAGAGCCTGCCGGAGGATGCGGATTATCTGCTGAACGTCCTCATCGCCAGCGGTGCATTAAACGCTGACGAGGCAGCTCAAGTGCGGGTGCCGCCTGTTGTACCTGTAGTGGCCATGGTGCCTGACGTGATTGCCTCGGTTGATCAAATTAAGCCGGGGCTGGGTAGCGCCGAGCAGCGGTTTATCAAGGTGGAGGTCAGCAAGCTGGATGAGCTGATCAATCTGGTGGGGGAGTTGGTCATTGCAGAGGCTGCCGCCCGACCGGCTCGGCTCGGGGGGGATCAGGCCCGGTACGAAGCTGCTGAAGTGGTCAGTGCATTGGTGGAGGACATCCGTGATGTGTCGTTGGCACTGCGCATGGTCGCGATTGGTGAAGTGTTTCAGCGTTTCCCACGGGTTGTGCGCGATTTAAGCCGGGAAATGGGTAAGAACATAGCGTTGCAGATCACCGGTGCAGAGACTGAGCTGGATAAGTCCATGGTGGAAAAACTCACCGATCCGCTTATGCATTTGGTGCGCAACGCTATTGATCATGGCGTGGAGCCGGTGAGCGAACGCTTAGCTGCTGGCAAACCCGCTCGAAGCCTCTTGCGTCTGAACGCCTATCAGGAATCCGGCAGTGTGGTGATCGAGGTCAGCGATGATGGCCGCGGTCTGGATCGCGAACGTATTTTTGCGCGGGCGCTTGAGAAAGGCCTGCTTGAGCCTGATCAGGCCGTGACGGATCAAGACGTCTTCGAGCTGATATTTCATGCTGGTTTATCCACCGCTGATGCCGTTAGCAACCTATCTGGGCGCGGTGTAGGCATGGATGTGGTGCGCACCAATATTGAGAAGCTGCGGGGGGACGTGGAGGTTTCCAGTCAGCCCAGGCAAGGGACGACGGTGAAGGTGCGGTTGCCCCTGACGCTGGCGATTATCGCGGGGTTTCAGGTGCAGGTGGCTGGGGAAGCCTTTGTCCTGCCGTTGGATCAGGTCGTCGAGTGTGTGGATCTCAGCACGCAGGTCAGGGGGCACGATCTACTGGATTTACGTGGTGAGGGGCTGCCTTTTGTGCGGCTGCGCAGCTTATTTGGCAAGCCTGCGCCTGAGGGTGTGCGCGAGAGCCTGTTGGTGGTGCAGTACGGCAGTAATCGCGCCGGCATTGTGGTGGATCAACTGGTCGGAGAGTTGCAGGCGGTGATTAAGCCGCTGGGGCAGCTCTTCGCTCAAAACGCCTTTCTCAGTGGCTCAACTATTCTGGGGAATGGCAGCGTGGCTTTGATATTGGATGTGGCTCAGTTGATCAAACGAGCCAACGCAATGGCGGATGGGCTAGCACAGCCAACTGACCGCGCCCGGTAA